A single region of the Blattabacterium sp. (Cryptocercus kyebangensis) genome encodes:
- a CDS encoding FixH family protein, with amino-acid sequence MKIKFSWGTGIILSFSFFIIFIIYIAFFFPHVGSQLVSDRYYEEEMRYQEIINEKKNVLKLPNKIKIFILSSGIKIIFPEVLDNIHGFFTLFRFSSKYLDFTRSFKIFKSSSKILFIPKKILKKGFYKLIIRWESDKKKYFFEKDLFWLS; translated from the coding sequence ATGAAAATTAAATTTAGCTGGGGAACCGGTATTATATTATCTTTTTCCTTTTTTATCATTTTTATCATTTATATTGCGTTTTTCTTTCCTCATGTAGGAAGTCAGCTTGTATCCGATAGATATTATGAAGAAGAAATGAGATATCAAGAAATTATAAATGAGAAAAAAAATGTATTAAAACTTCCTAATAAAATTAAAATATTCATATTATCCTCTGGAATTAAAATTATCTTTCCAGAAGTTTTAGATAATATTCATGGTTTTTTTACTTTATTCAGATTTTCGTCTAAATATTTAGATTTTACTCGATCTTTTAAAATTTTTAAATCTTCAAGTAAGATATTATTTATTCCTAAAAAAATTTTGAAAAAAGGATTTTATAAACTTATAATTAGATGGGAATCTGATAAAAAAAAATATTTTTTTGAGAAAGATTTATTTTGGTTATCCTAA
- a CDS encoding cbb3-type cytochrome c oxidase N-terminal domain-containing protein: MRSKIPSFIIIPTFLSVIIFILYILLGIDHRSYIVDPITIFFFIIITILLFILDSINNLIYRRKLKFLTEEERRKIFEENEGNYFYRFYKFLFHDSKKMNQGVKKIDHGFDGILELDNKLPMWWIHLFYTTIVFSAIYFFSYLFMDFSNPYKEYEISYKNQLREIDIFEKNTPQVTIENAFFNPKLIDSGKILFEENCSTCHQSDGSGNIGPNLTDDYWINIIEKDLFKNIFSIIWYGSKNNPTMRAFGQSGEIKGNDIHKISSYVYFINKKSKKPIKYKAPQGKKNMDWNKI, encoded by the coding sequence ATGAGATCTAAAATTCCTTCTTTTATTATTATTCCTACTTTTTTATCCGTTATAATATTTATCCTCTATATCCTTTTAGGAATAGATCATCGTTCGTACATAGTTGATCCAATAACTATATTTTTTTTTATTATTATAACAATATTGTTGTTTATTTTAGATTCTATTAATAATTTAATCTATCGGAGAAAATTAAAATTTCTTACAGAAGAAGAAAGACGTAAAATTTTTGAAGAAAATGAAGGAAATTATTTTTATAGATTCTATAAATTTTTATTTCATGATTCCAAAAAAATGAATCAAGGAGTAAAAAAAATAGATCATGGATTTGATGGAATTCTAGAATTAGACAATAAATTACCAATGTGGTGGATTCATCTTTTTTATACTACCATTGTTTTTTCCGCAATTTATTTTTTTTCTTATTTATTCATGGATTTTTCCAATCCTTATAAAGAATATGAAATATCTTATAAAAATCAGTTAAGAGAAATAGATATTTTTGAGAAAAATACCCCTCAAGTAACTATAGAAAATGCTTTTTTTAATCCAAAATTGATTGATAGTGGAAAAATTCTTTTTGAAGAAAATTGTTCTACTTGTCACCAATCTGATGGTAGTGGAAATATAGGTCCTAATTTAACAGATGATTACTGGATAAATATAATAGAAAAAGATTTATTTAAGAATATATTCTCCATTATTTGGTATGGTAGTAAGAATAATCCTACTATGCGTGCTTTTGGTCAATCAGGTGAAATTAAAGGAAATGATATTCATAAAATATCTAGTTATGTTTATTTTATAAATAAAAAATCAAAAAAACCTATAAAATACAAAGCCCCTCAAGGAAAAAAAAATATGGATTGGAATAAAATTTAA
- a CDS encoding cytochrome oxidase: MISFFKQNFITEKYIGIFQSIMLILFFIAFFFILFLVFVKSEKYYKEVSIIPLEGEEKK, translated from the coding sequence ATGATAAGTTTTTTTAAACAAAATTTTATAACAGAAAAATATATAGGAATATTTCAATCTATTATGTTAATTTTATTTTTTATCGCTTTTTTTTTCATTTTATTTTTGGTATTTGTAAAATCTGAAAAATATTATAAAGAGGTAAGTATAATTCCTTTAGAAGGAGAAGAAAAAAAATAA
- the ccoN gene encoding cytochrome-c oxidase, cbb3-type subunit I, translating into MKIVTYYYNNRIVKAFLYATIFWAIIGFFAGLVISLLLFYPELPDFILGSKLKNSQGIMGFGRWRMLHTSTVVFAFVGNIIFTGSYYSLQRLLKTRIFSDYLSWIHFWGWQIFILSTWITFLLGINTSKEYAEHEWPIDIGIFFIWMIYGINMIGSILKRKIKHLYVSIWFFLGTWVAVAMLHIFNNLELPIDILTFKSYSIYAGVQDALMQWWYGHNAVAFILTTPILGLMYYFVPKASNQPIFSYKLSIIHFWSLIFIYIWAGPHHLMYTSLPNWAQILGTIFSIMLIAPSWGGMINGLLTLRGDWEKVKKDPILKFFSVGIVCYGMATFEGPMLATKTLNSIAHFTDWVIAHVHLGTLGWNGFMAFGIIYWLTQKLWNTKLYSTLLANIHFWFGIFGIILYIFPLYFGSVLQSEMWKKFNPDGTLVYKNFLDTVLSIIPFYKIRFIGGIIYFLGFIMMIYNIFKTIQKGYFTNNEPFQALLFHDNENKIEKKEKFHSWLEQRPIQFAILSFIAVAIGGFIEIIPTLVIKSNIPTIDNVKPYKALELEGRDLFVREGCNSCHSAQVRPFRDEVVRYGEYSKAGEFIYDHPFLWGSKRTGPDLAREGGKNPSSWHFNHMYNPRSTSPRSIMPRYPWLIYNKLDRSNTEKKIKAMVKLGVPYTLKYIKNIYKDMDTQAIKIVSDIYQEYPSLKKEIDKQRKIEKEKFIPLEKREIIALISYLQRLGTDIKS; encoded by the coding sequence ATGAAAATAGTAACATATTACTACAATAATCGTATTGTAAAAGCTTTTCTATATGCTACAATATTTTGGGCTATTATTGGATTTTTTGCAGGATTAGTTATTTCTCTCCTATTATTTTATCCTGAATTACCTGATTTTATATTAGGAAGCAAACTAAAAAATTCCCAAGGAATAATGGGATTTGGTCGTTGGAGGATGTTACATACTAGCACAGTAGTATTTGCTTTCGTTGGGAATATTATTTTCACAGGATCTTACTATTCTTTACAACGTTTATTAAAAACTAGAATATTTAGTGATTACCTTAGTTGGATTCATTTTTGGGGATGGCAAATTTTTATTCTTTCTACTTGGATTACTTTTTTGTTGGGAATAAATACTAGTAAGGAATATGCGGAACATGAATGGCCTATAGATATAGGAATTTTTTTTATTTGGATGATTTATGGAATCAATATGATTGGAAGCATTTTAAAAAGAAAAATCAAACATTTATATGTAAGTATTTGGTTTTTTTTAGGTACATGGGTTGCGGTAGCCATGTTACACATTTTTAATAATCTTGAATTACCTATTGATATTCTAACTTTTAAAAGTTATTCTATATATGCTGGAGTTCAAGATGCTTTAATGCAATGGTGGTATGGACATAATGCAGTAGCATTTATTTTAACTACTCCTATACTTGGATTAATGTATTATTTTGTTCCAAAAGCCTCTAATCAACCCATTTTTTCCTATAAACTTTCTATTATTCATTTTTGGTCTTTAATATTTATATATATATGGGCTGGCCCCCACCATCTCATGTATACGTCTCTTCCTAATTGGGCTCAAATTTTAGGGACTATTTTTTCCATTATGCTAATAGCCCCTTCATGGGGGGGGATGATAAATGGATTACTGACCTTAAGAGGAGATTGGGAAAAAGTAAAAAAGGATCCTATTTTGAAATTTTTTTCAGTAGGGATTGTTTGTTATGGAATGGCAACTTTTGAAGGGCCTATGTTAGCTACTAAAACACTAAATTCCATTGCTCATTTTACAGATTGGGTTATCGCTCATGTTCACTTAGGAACTTTAGGATGGAATGGATTCATGGCTTTTGGAATAATCTATTGGTTAACACAAAAATTATGGAATACTAAACTATATTCTACATTATTAGCAAATATTCACTTTTGGTTTGGAATATTTGGGATCATACTCTATATTTTTCCACTGTATTTTGGATCCGTATTACAATCTGAAATGTGGAAAAAATTTAATCCTGATGGAACTCTAGTATACAAAAACTTTTTGGATACAGTTTTATCTATTATTCCTTTTTATAAAATAAGATTTATCGGTGGGATCATTTATTTTTTAGGTTTTATTATGATGATTTATAATATTTTTAAAACCATACAAAAAGGATATTTTACTAATAATGAACCCTTTCAAGCCCTCTTATTTCATGATAATGAAAATAAAATAGAAAAAAAGGAAAAGTTTCATAGTTGGTTGGAACAAAGACCTATACAATTTGCTATTCTTTCTTTTATAGCTGTAGCTATTGGAGGATTTATAGAAATAATTCCTACTTTAGTGATAAAATCTAATATTCCTACTATTGATAATGTAAAACCTTATAAGGCCCTTGAATTAGAAGGTAGGGATTTATTTGTAAGAGAAGGATGCAATTCCTGTCATAGTGCACAAGTTCGTCCTTTTCGAGATGAGGTAGTTCGTTATGGAGAATATTCTAAAGCAGGAGAATTTATATATGACCATCCATTTCTTTGGGGATCTAAAAGGACAGGTCCTGATTTAGCTAGAGAAGGGGGTAAAAATCCTAGTTCATGGCATTTTAACCATATGTATAATCCTCGTTCTACATCTCCTAGATCTATTATGCCAAGATATCCTTGGCTTATTTATAATAAATTGGATAGATCTAATACAGAAAAAAAAATAAAAGCTATGGTAAAATTAGGTGTTCCATATACTTTAAAATATATAAAAAATATATATAAGGATATGGATACTCAAGCAATAAAAATTGTATCTGATATTTATCAGGAATATCCAAGTTTAAAAAAAGAAATAGATAAACAGAGAAAAATAGAAAAAGAAAAATTTATTCCTTTGGAAAAAAGAGAGATCATAGCCCTAATTTCTTATTTACAACGTTTAGGTACAGATATTAAATCTTAA
- the ccoS gene encoding cbb3-type cytochrome oxidase assembly protein CcoS, with product MNKKFFMDILIIMILSSISLGGIFLIIFLISLYYGQFDDYESHKIRILIDDHKKNK from the coding sequence ATGAATAAAAAATTTTTTATGGATATATTAATCATTATGATATTATCTAGTATTTCTTTAGGAGGTATTTTTCTTATAATTTTCTTAATCAGTCTTTATTATGGTCAATTTGATGATTATGAATCTCATAAAATTAGAATTTTAATAGATGATCATAAAAAAAACAAATAA
- a CDS encoding heavy metal translocating P-type ATPase has translation MKRDENFEFLDDEKIAEKIIDFKDQDITFVRFFIPSIHCSSCIMILENLSNIHKNILESTVDFSNKTVGITFNHSVLKLSHLAIILKKIGYKPSINFELIEKKNHQKIFDRKLIGKLAISFFCFGNIMLLAIPEYVGSHEDIWFLENRNFFRYLMLILSLPVVLFSFTDHIKYAILGLKKHILNMDIPISIGILVLFSWSCYEVFFDLGSGYFDSLSGFSFFLLISKIFQIHTHSKIFSFEKSYKSFYPISISRIQKNNKEENILLSYLKKGDHIIIRNEEIIPVDSILIRGAALLDNSFLTGESYLISKKIGERIYAGSKQKGEAIYLKVIKNVDQSYLSLLWNNKKFRKNKKLFHLNSITNQFSQYFTPIVLIIAIITGIYWYFINVSKVFQTVFSVLIITCPCAIVLSTPFILGNFIRIFSKKGFYIKDIYTMERIANISTLIFDKTGTITDQNKEKISFVGPHLKYKEKKIISSLLRNSIHPLSKRIFSELSIKEFYPIKNFREIIGHGMEGFINKVPVKIGSSKYIGVTINNCKGTSVVISINKKFIGYFLFRNYYRKGIEKIFQNLKKKYKIIILSGDNNELEKKYLESILPKNSKILFNQSPEKKLDYVRKIQKNGEKVMMIGDGINDSSALNQSEVGVSISENPSSFFPNCDAFIQSHYLNKIFLFLKISRISIKLVIVNFMISLFYNFIGIIFAITGLLKPFIAAILMPLSSLSVIIFSLLSTWMVSRRFLS, from the coding sequence ATGAAACGAGATGAAAATTTTGAATTTTTGGATGATGAAAAAATTGCAGAAAAAATAATTGATTTTAAAGATCAAGATATTACTTTCGTTCGTTTTTTTATTCCTTCTATTCATTGCAGTTCATGTATCATGATTTTGGAAAATTTATCTAATATTCATAAAAATATTCTTGAATCCACTGTTGATTTTTCCAATAAAACAGTTGGAATAACATTCAATCATTCGGTATTAAAATTAAGTCATTTAGCCATTATTCTTAAAAAAATAGGTTATAAACCTTCTATTAATTTTGAATTAATAGAAAAAAAAAATCATCAAAAAATATTTGATAGAAAATTGATAGGAAAATTAGCTATTTCTTTTTTTTGCTTTGGAAATATTATGCTATTAGCTATTCCAGAATATGTAGGATCTCATGAAGATATATGGTTTTTAGAAAATCGTAATTTTTTCCGTTATTTAATGTTAATTCTTTCTTTACCTGTTGTCTTATTTTCATTCACAGATCATATAAAATATGCTATTTTAGGATTAAAAAAACATATTCTTAATATGGATATTCCTATTTCTATTGGTATATTAGTTCTTTTTTCATGGAGCTGTTATGAAGTATTTTTTGATTTGGGATCTGGATATTTTGATAGTCTCTCTGGATTTTCCTTTTTTTTACTTATCAGCAAAATATTTCAAATTCATACTCATAGTAAAATATTTTCTTTTGAAAAAAGTTATAAATCCTTTTATCCTATTTCAATATCAAGAATTCAAAAAAATAATAAAGAAGAAAATATTTTACTTTCTTACTTAAAAAAAGGAGATCATATTATAATTAGAAATGAAGAAATTATTCCTGTAGATTCTATATTAATAAGAGGAGCCGCTTTATTAGATAATAGTTTTCTTACAGGAGAATCTTATTTAATAAGTAAAAAAATAGGAGAACGAATTTATGCTGGATCTAAACAAAAGGGAGAAGCTATCTATTTAAAAGTAATTAAAAATGTAGATCAAAGTTATCTAAGTTTATTATGGAATAATAAAAAATTCCGTAAAAATAAAAAATTATTTCATTTAAATTCAATAACGAATCAATTTAGTCAATACTTTACTCCTATTGTTTTAATCATTGCTATAATAACTGGAATATATTGGTATTTTATTAATGTATCGAAAGTTTTTCAAACTGTTTTTTCCGTATTAATTATTACTTGTCCTTGTGCTATAGTCCTTTCAACTCCATTTATACTTGGAAATTTCATAAGAATCTTTTCTAAAAAAGGATTTTATATAAAAGATATTTATACTATGGAAAGAATTGCCAATATAAGTACTTTAATTTTTGACAAGACAGGAACTATTACAGATCAAAATAAAGAAAAAATTTCGTTTGTTGGTCCCCATCTCAAATATAAAGAAAAAAAAATTATTTCCTCTTTATTAAGAAATTCAATTCATCCATTAAGTAAAAGAATATTTTCAGAATTGTCTATAAAGGAATTCTATCCTATAAAAAATTTTCGGGAAATAATAGGTCATGGTATGGAAGGGTTTATAAATAAGGTTCCAGTTAAAATTGGATCTTCCAAATATATAGGAGTTACAATAAATAATTGTAAAGGGACCTCGGTGGTTATTTCTATAAATAAAAAATTTATAGGTTATTTTTTATTTAGAAATTATTACCGAAAAGGAATAGAAAAAATATTCCAAAATCTAAAAAAAAAATACAAAATCATTATTCTTTCTGGTGATAATAATGAATTAGAAAAAAAATATTTAGAATCGATTTTACCAAAAAATAGTAAAATTCTTTTTAATCAAAGTCCAGAAAAAAAACTAGACTATGTAAGAAAAATACAAAAAAATGGAGAAAAAGTAATGATGATTGGAGATGGAATTAATGATTCTTCTGCATTAAATCAAAGTGAAGTAGGAGTTTCTATATCAGAAAATCCAAGTAGTTTCTTTCCTAATTGTGATGCTTTTATTCAATCTCATTATTTGAATAAAATCTTTTTATTTTTAAAAATCTCCAGAATATCTATAAAATTGGTTATTGTTAATTTTATGATTAGTTTATTTTACAATTTTATAGGAATCATATTTGCCATAACCGGTCTTTTAAAACCTTTTATCGCGGCTATTTTAATGCCTTTAAGTTCTTTATCCGTAATTATTTTTTCTCTATTATCTACTTGGATGGTTTCACGAAGATTTCTATCTTAG
- the gcvH gene encoding glycine cleavage system protein GcvH encodes MNPNNLKYSKNHEWIGLDVFNDHNNEKAYVGITHFAQKELGDIVYLDIEETIIGKKIKEGNIFGTIEAVKTVSDLFMPVSGRILEFNKILLSNPEYINKDSYNEGWILKIKILNKKEYDQLMSIKEYKKYIGEK; translated from the coding sequence ATGAACCCCAATAATTTAAAATATAGCAAAAATCATGAATGGATAGGGTTAGATGTTTTTAATGATCATAATAATGAAAAAGCCTATGTAGGAATTACTCATTTTGCTCAAAAGGAGTTAGGAGATATTGTCTATTTAGATATAGAGGAAACTATTATAGGAAAAAAAATAAAAGAAGGAAATATTTTTGGAACAATAGAAGCGGTTAAAACTGTTTCAGATTTATTTATGCCAGTTTCAGGAAGGATACTTGAATTCAATAAAATTTTACTGTCTAATCCAGAATATATAAATAAAGATTCTTATAATGAAGGATGGATCCTTAAAATAAAAATATTGAACAAGAAAGAATACGATCAACTGATGTCAATTAAAGAATATAAAAAATATATAGGAGAAAAATAA
- a CDS encoding putative porin, with the protein MKIFIFPFLFFIFYIPFSVKSMGKESIMEKKILDLDIYHPISRDYKYWTEDNKKKINLDTNSLSIEKYYSHNFFRKDNFGFFKLKEKDLIIPNSYPEKNFSSYCNTIWLNNNHIPKMYFLNDIFFSRDKIRYFDVKTPISEIFYVNDSFQEKILGGLFSQNPNKKINYSIEYRNISLEEESNIELKKHHSLFLSTFNYKDSDSYHDKLIWGHFLYQNFYNKKKIKIPFWNTTDNPNFFFDTKNLFHKRLYISFFQKINPSWIKSKSGEKSIFLKGNMEYTKYFKSFFSSKEEFQNNTINLSYFKNESSLIFEIKKKLNIEIGAIYDRIHYQLFSFPNYFFDPVYENEKKNLNFNKIYLKTRINYFINNIFKINSYAKWMIYKNHLQISTQLDTNLWSKFQFLTKFSINNNISSDFINFYMFQKNGNCYNNQQYNNEISYTKSINFSFLSNKKLNISFNIYDINHPYQKDNPNLLYWKYIRSWNLKIRTIHDIWKFQFNNLILCQNQESNQLNFSIPNFLSRSTISYEDSYFNKELLVNTGFSIHYFNKFFHQYFSYPFDLFSFYLENECIPTQIGGAPFVDYFFNFKIFRTIFYGSIQNIGFSYKKKINNQKKKKKDYFLKVGILWNLFT; encoded by the coding sequence ATGAAAATATTTATTTTTCCTTTTTTATTTTTTATTTTTTATATTCCTTTTTCTGTTAAATCTATGGGAAAAGAAAGTATAATGGAAAAAAAAATTTTGGATTTGGATATTTATCATCCTATTTCTAGAGATTATAAATATTGGACAGAAGATAACAAAAAAAAAATAAATTTAGATACAAATTCTCTTTCTATAGAAAAATATTATTCTCATAATTTTTTTAGAAAGGATAATTTTGGTTTCTTTAAACTTAAAGAAAAGGATTTAATCATTCCTAATTCTTATCCAGAAAAAAATTTTTCATCATATTGTAATACTATATGGCTTAATAACAATCATATACCTAAAATGTATTTTTTAAACGATATTTTTTTTTCTCGTGATAAAATTCGATATTTTGACGTAAAAACTCCAATATCAGAAATTTTTTATGTAAATGATTCTTTTCAAGAAAAAATACTAGGTGGTCTATTTAGTCAAAACCCCAATAAAAAAATCAATTATTCTATAGAATATAGAAATATTTCTCTTGAAGAAGAATCAAATATAGAACTAAAAAAACATCATAGTTTATTCTTAAGTACATTTAATTATAAAGATTCTGATTCTTATCATGATAAATTAATATGGGGGCATTTTTTGTATCAAAATTTCTATAATAAAAAAAAAATAAAAATTCCTTTTTGGAACACAACGGATAATCCGAATTTTTTTTTTGATACAAAAAATCTTTTTCATAAAAGATTGTATATCAGTTTTTTTCAAAAAATTAATCCTTCATGGATTAAATCAAAAAGTGGAGAAAAATCTATTTTTTTAAAGGGGAATATGGAATATACAAAATATTTTAAATCTTTTTTTTCTTCTAAAGAAGAATTTCAAAACAATACAATCAATTTATCATATTTTAAAAATGAATCTTCTTTAATTTTTGAAATTAAAAAAAAATTAAATATAGAAATAGGTGCTATTTATGACCGAATACATTATCAATTATTTTCATTTCCAAATTATTTTTTTGATCCAGTTTATGAAAATGAAAAGAAAAATTTGAATTTCAATAAAATATATTTAAAAACAAGAATAAATTATTTTATTAATAATATATTTAAAATTAATTCCTACGCAAAATGGATGATATATAAAAATCATTTACAAATATCTACTCAATTGGATACCAATTTATGGTCAAAATTTCAGTTCTTAACCAAATTTAGTATAAATAATAATATTTCTTCTGATTTTATCAATTTCTATATGTTTCAAAAAAATGGAAATTGTTACAATAATCAACAATACAATAACGAAATATCGTATACAAAATCAATTAATTTTTCTTTTTTATCAAATAAAAAGTTGAACATTTCTTTCAATATATATGATATAAACCATCCTTATCAAAAGGATAATCCAAATTTATTATATTGGAAGTATATACGTTCCTGGAATTTAAAAATTAGAACAATTCATGATATATGGAAATTTCAATTTAATAACCTTATTTTATGTCAAAATCAAGAATCTAATCAATTAAATTTTTCCATTCCAAACTTTCTTTCAAGAAGTACAATATCTTACGAAGATAGTTATTTTAATAAAGAATTATTAGTGAATACTGGATTTTCTATTCATTATTTTAATAAATTTTTTCATCAATATTTTTCATATCCTTTTGATTTATTTTCTTTTTATTTAGAGAATGAATGTATTCCTACACAAATAGGAGGGGCCCCTTTTGTAGATTATTTTTTTAATTTTAAGATATTTAGAACTATTTTTTATGGAAGTATACAAAATATAGGATTCTCTTATAAAAAAAAGATTAATAACCAGAAAAAGAAAAAAAAAGATTACTTTTTAAAAGTAGGTATATTGTGGAACCTTTTTACTTAA
- a CDS encoding anthranilate synthase component I family protein, with translation MFKFNFRTIQKKILSDSTTPIELYLKLRDFFPKILLLENYNNKIQKKYSSILCINPISELFLDKNVVHILYPNFVHKQIIINDRLNIPVLIDDFFKKFKSENHSIYYSGFYGYISYDSIQYFENIQFYSPIKDSYNLPKIRFGFYGNLIVFHPFCNEIYLIEHQFPNVKNISIDQLIELVNKKKNSFFPFKSIGNYSSNITDNEYKKMVSKGIKYCLRGDVFQIVLSRQFQQKFKGDEFNVYRSLRFINPSPYLFYFDYGNYKLFGSSPESQLVVNDQIAYINPIAGTIRKSENENENKKLYEYLINNPKENAEHIMLVDLARNDLSKNSFDVKVEYLKKIQEFSHVLHMVSKVSGKIKNNISIIKVFVDSFPAGTLSGAPKYKAMELIDKIENQHRGVYGGAIGFFGLDNLSINTAIIIRSFISKNNTLFFQAGAGVVSYSKEKKELEEVNNKLMALFKSIRLAENIILNKGL, from the coding sequence ATGTTCAAATTTAATTTTAGAACTATTCAGAAAAAAATTTTATCTGATAGTACTACTCCAATAGAATTATATTTAAAATTAAGAGATTTTTTTCCAAAAATTTTATTATTAGAGAATTATAATAATAAGATTCAAAAAAAATATTCTTCTATTCTTTGTATAAATCCCATTTCAGAACTTTTTTTAGATAAAAATGTAGTGCATATATTATATCCAAATTTTGTTCATAAACAGATTATTATAAATGATAGATTGAATATTCCTGTTTTAATAGATGATTTTTTTAAAAAATTTAAAAGTGAAAATCATTCTATATATTATTCTGGTTTTTATGGATATATATCTTACGATAGTATTCAATATTTTGAAAATATTCAGTTTTATTCTCCTATTAAGGACTCATATAATTTACCAAAAATTAGATTTGGTTTTTATGGAAATTTAATTGTATTTCATCCTTTTTGTAATGAAATTTATTTGATTGAACATCAATTTCCTAATGTAAAAAATATTTCTATAGATCAATTAATTGAATTAGTTAATAAAAAAAAAAATTCATTTTTTCCTTTTAAATCTATAGGAAATTATTCGTCAAATATTACTGATAATGAATATAAAAAAATGGTATCTAAAGGGATAAAATATTGTTTACGTGGAGATGTTTTCCAAATAGTTTTATCCCGTCAATTTCAACAAAAATTTAAAGGAGATGAATTTAATGTATATCGTTCTTTACGATTTATTAATCCTTCTCCTTATTTATTTTATTTCGATTACGGAAATTATAAATTATTTGGTTCTTCTCCTGAATCACAATTAGTTGTTAATGATCAAATAGCCTATATTAATCCAATAGCAGGAACGATACGAAAATCCGAAAATGAAAATGAAAATAAAAAATTATATGAATATCTAATTAATAATCCAAAAGAAAATGCAGAACACATAATGTTAGTTGATTTAGCAAGAAATGATTTAAGTAAAAATTCATTCGATGTAAAAGTAGAATATTTAAAAAAAATACAAGAATTTTCACATGTATTACACATGGTATCTAAAGTATCTGGAAAAATAAAAAACAATATTTCAATCATAAAAGTATTTGTAGATTCTTTTCCAGCAGGAACTCTTTCCGGTGCTCCAAAATATAAAGCAATGGAATTAATAGATAAAATTGAAAATCAACATAGAGGGGTATATGGAGGGGCTATTGGTTTTTTTGGATTAGATAATTTATCTATTAATACAGCTATTATTATTCGTTCTTTTATTAGTAAAAACAATACTCTTTTTTTTCAGGCTGGGGCAGGAGTTGTATCGTATTCTAAAGAAAAAAAAGAGTTAGAGGAAGTAAATAATAAACTTATGGCCTTATTTAAATCTATAAGATTAGCTGAAAATATTATTCTTAATAAAGGATTATGA
- a CDS encoding anthranilate synthase component II, protein MNKILILDNYDSFTYNLVHVVKKITKNPVKVYRNNEILLSDIDQYNKILLSPGPGIPDEAHILKPLVKKYASTKSIFGVCLGQQAIGEVFGATILNTKEVNHGIASLIKIVDSKEIIFKKIPKKIQGGRYHSWIISSKNFPFDELKITAVGDKGEIMALRHKTYDVCGVQFHPESILTPYGEKIIENWINKR, encoded by the coding sequence ATGAATAAAATACTAATATTGGATAATTATGATTCTTTTACATATAATCTTGTTCACGTAGTGAAAAAAATAACAAAAAATCCTGTAAAAGTTTATAGAAATAATGAAATTTTACTTTCTGACATAGATCAATATAACAAAATACTCCTTTCTCCAGGACCTGGAATACCTGATGAAGCTCATATTTTAAAACCTTTAGTAAAAAAATATGCTTCCACAAAAAGTATTTTTGGAGTTTGTCTTGGGCAACAAGCTATAGGAGAGGTTTTTGGGGCAACTATTCTTAATACCAAAGAAGTTAATCATGGTATAGCCAGTTTAATCAAAATTGTAGATTCAAAAGAAATAATTTTTAAAAAAATTCCTAAAAAAATACAGGGAGGACGTTATCATTCTTGGATTATATCTTCCAAAAATTTTCCTTTTGATGAACTTAAAATTACGGCTGTTGGAGACAAAGGAGAAATAATGGCTTTACGTCATAAAACCTATGACGTATGTGGAGTTCAATTTCATCCAGAATCTATTTTAACCCCATATGGAGAAAAAATTATAGAAAATTGGATAAATAAAAGATGA